Proteins encoded together in one Orrella marina window:
- a CDS encoding LysE/ArgO family amino acid transporter produces the protein MAVAVFIQGLVLSLGLIVAIGAQNAFVLRQGLRQEHVGLIVLFCALADALLIGAGVFGLAQVIGDRPDLAKAMALSGAVFLGWYGWQALQRMRQKAELRADARSDGLSRGAAVAQAAAFTLLNPHVYLDTVLLVGSIGAQQPSSLRGWFVAGASSASLAWFSALGLGARWLAPLFAKPRSWQVLDGIIGVTMWVLAALLLSHVVSN, from the coding sequence ATGGCCGTCGCAGTATTTATTCAAGGTCTTGTACTCAGCCTCGGTTTGATTGTCGCTATTGGCGCGCAAAACGCATTCGTCCTGCGTCAAGGGTTACGGCAAGAGCACGTCGGGTTGATTGTGCTGTTCTGCGCTTTGGCGGATGCCTTATTGATTGGCGCAGGGGTCTTTGGCTTGGCCCAGGTTATTGGCGATCGACCCGATTTGGCGAAGGCCATGGCGTTATCTGGCGCCGTGTTTCTTGGTTGGTATGGATGGCAAGCACTACAGCGCATGCGACAAAAAGCAGAATTGCGCGCCGATGCGAGAAGCGATGGACTTAGCCGAGGCGCTGCGGTGGCACAGGCGGCTGCCTTTACGCTGCTCAATCCACACGTTTATTTGGATACCGTCTTGCTGGTCGGGAGCATCGGTGCGCAGCAACCATCTTCTCTCAGGGGATGGTTTGTTGCCGGTGCTAGTTCGGCGAGCTTGGCGTGGTTCAGCGCATTGGGCTTGGGTGCCCGCTGGTTGGCGCCATTATTCGCCAAGCCGAGGTCCTGGCAAGTGCTAGATGGCATCATTGGCGTGACCATGTGGGTATTGGCGGCCTTGCTACTCAGCCACGTCGTGAGCAATTGA